In Exiguobacterium acetylicum, the genomic stretch GAAAACGAAATTTTACCGAAGATGGTCGTCGCCGGTTTTTCGACGGTGACGATTACATCCGTCTTCATCACCGGTATTTTAGCGTCGTTCATCTATTGAATGGAGGTTTGGAAAATGGGATTACAAGAGGATATTAGTCGTCTGAAAAATTATTCAGGCAAGCCAGTCTTATCGGTCTATCTGAGCACTGCACCAGACAAACGGAATCAATGGCAAACGATCTTACGTAATGAGCGAAAACGTATCCTGTCTGAACACGAAGATCAATCAGCGATTGAAGGGTGTTTTGATGCTGTTGAGCGGGCGATTCAAGAACATCGGACGCAACTATTACGTAGTGTCGTTGCTTTCTTTACGGACGATGGTCAATTGAAGGAACTCCATCTGCTTCAAGTAGACGTGACCGATGAGGTCAGCTATGGTCCAAAAGCGAACGTCAATCAATTGGAGGTGCTTGATCATCAGTTTCCGAAAACGGGTATCGTCTTGACGCATCTCGACTCGGCATCGATTCTTGATGTTCGAGTCGGAGAAGTCGAATCAAGACGGAACTATGAACTTGATTTGGATACGGGACAATGGCGGCGTTATCAAGGACGAAGTGCACGGCAAGGGGCGTCAAGCAGTAGTCAGTCAGACGATTTCCAAGCACGTGTCAATCAGCAAGCGGAACGCTTCTATCGTGAACTAGCGTCTGAAATCGATACATTACGACGGACACAAGACTGGGAACGACTGATTTTAATTGGTGAGCGGAGCCAGGCGAGCTATTTGGAACAAGCGTTGAAGGCAAAACCTGATCAAGTCATTCACAAAAACTTATCGCAAGCGAGTGATCAACAGTTACTGCAACATGTATTTTGAACAAAAACTCCCTTAGTGAACCGTTCACTAAGGGAGTTCGTGTATTAACGCCACGTCTGTAATGTATTCGCGAACTGAATGTTCGTCTCCAGTTCACCTGTGATCTCGCTTGCTGTGAAGTCATTGCCAGCGAGCCAGTCGGCAAAGTCGAACGTGACCGGTTCCTGATCACCACCAAGCGCGAACCAGACCTTCAACTCTTCCGGGAAGTAGGCAGACGTATGAATCGTTCCTGCCCACTGTGCATATAAATCAGCGAAGACGCCTTTATCAGTATCGTTGAGCAGTCGGAAAGCGGACTCCGCATCTTGAATCATATGTTGATGCGTCTTTAGCTCCATCATCCGACGTTTCGAGTCATCCAGGTGATAGCGGTTTTCGTGTTGCAGCAAATCGAAGTGATTGGTGCACATGTTCGATTCCCGCACTTGGACGTCGCGTGCCGTCGCCTCGATGACGAACGAACGCGCGGATTTATCATGGACGACGTACGTGAACGATCCGCGATGTGGAATCTCCTTGACGAGTGAGATCGCATCATCGACCGACGTGCACATCTCGAGGATGATCCGCCCGATCATGAAACTGACGAACCCATCGCCCGGGCGGCGACGGTTGATGAAGTTATAGCCCATCGCAAGCCCATGTTCATTCATCCCGTCCATCCGACCGGTCACCCGTGAAGCGGGACCGATAATTGCTGATCCGCCATCATTCGGTTGAAAGACGGAAAATCGACCATCGTATGT encodes the following:
- a CDS encoding VLRF1 family aeRF1-type release factor: MGLQEDISRLKNYSGKPVLSVYLSTAPDKRNQWQTILRNERKRILSEHEDQSAIEGCFDAVERAIQEHRTQLLRSVVAFFTDDGQLKELHLLQVDVTDEVSYGPKANVNQLEVLDHQFPKTGIVLTHLDSASILDVRVGEVESRRNYELDLDTGQWRRYQGRSARQGASSSSQSDDFQARVNQQAERFYRELASEIDTLRRTQDWERLILIGERSQASYLEQALKAKPDQVIHKNLSQASDQQLLQHVF
- a CDS encoding C45 family autoproteolytic acyltransferase/hydolase → MQRVANEITQFRGSHYEFGREQGRYVKRNQLLHNREDNWKIRVPRFQVDPVETKEMFLRYAPHIWDELLGLQDELELSLPDTLLHFGHYRVEGPKSGCSIMTGDNFLVRNYDYHPMTYDGRFSVFQPNDGGSAIIGPASRVTGRMDGMNEHGLAMGYNFINRRRPGDGFVSFMIGRIILEMCTSVDDAISLVKEIPHRGSFTYVVHDKSARSFVIEATARDVQVRESNMCTNHFDLLQHENRYHLDDSKRRMMELKTHQHMIQDAESAFRLLNDTDKGVFADLYAQWAGTIHTSAYFPEELKVWFALGGDQEPVTFDFADWLAGNDFTASEITGELETNIQFANTLQTWR